The stretch of DNA CTTCGCCTCCCTCACGACTCGCCAAACGTTAAGAATAATGACAGAAAAAATTTATTCACTATGGTCGTATTATTACATGATAATCATTCAGCAACAGCGCCGTTTGGCGTTGGATGTTGATATACTGGGTATGCCCTCACAAGATAATCTCATCAAAATGGAGTGCACGGATTGCCATCGCGTAGGATACTATACTTACAAGAACAAGCGGGTGAAAGTGCGCTTGGAACTCAAGAAGCACTGCAAGTTCTGCAAGAAACACACGATGCATAAGGAGACCAAATGAGAAATCCTAAACTCTAAGCACTAAATTCTAAACAAAATTCCAATGGCCGAAATTCAAAACGTATTTTTGGACATTTGGATTTCGAATTTAGTATTTGTTTAGGGTTTCGGATTTAGGATTTAGAATTTTATGGTCGCAAAGTCATCGTTATATGGTTTTAGTTCCGGCATTGCGATTCTCATCGTAATGGTGTTGGTGTTGGGCGCTATTGTTTGGGGTTTGTGGCCTCGGGGGAAGACCTTTGAGCAGGTGACCGGATGGAGACTGCCGTGGGATAAGGCCAGCTCGGAAACCGGACCCTCATCCGAGGACTCGTCCGGAGATTTTGTGAATATTCAGGAGCGATTACAGATCGAGGAATGGATTACCAAAAACAGACTCAACCAGTACGGCGATCCCGCGGATACGCTTTATGAAGGAGGCTCTCCCTTAATGGATGAAGCGACTGGAAAGCTCATGACGCGGTACGAGTATCTCTTTAAAAAACATCCCACGAGGCCGTGGAGGCAATAAGGGGGGTTCGTATAACGGTAGTACAATGGTCTCCAAAACCATTAGCGAGGGTCCGACTCCTTCACCCCCTGAATTTACATAGCAATAACCCAGAGGTAATCCCTCTGGTTTTTGATTTATTTAAGTATTATTATGGTATAATTTATTTGTATGCACAGACATGGTATCTTGTTTTCTAAACCGACTATTATTTCCTTTTTAGCAATTTTAAGCATTGCTGGTATCGCAGTTTATGTGATCCAAACAAAAGAGCAGGGCCAAGTTGCCGGCGTCTGTTCCGCAAAATCAGTAACTTCCACCAGCTTCATCAAAACTTTTCACTTGCTTGATTTAACTGACGGTTTTGACATTTCATTCACTAAAGATGGCGGATATTTGCTGACCGGCGACATTCTTCCGGCCTCTGGCATGGGAGCGCCAAA from Patescibacteria group bacterium encodes:
- the rpmG gene encoding 50S ribosomal protein L33 gives rise to the protein MPSQDNLIKMECTDCHRVGYYTYKNKRVKVRLELKKHCKFCKKHTMHKETK